A genomic window from Solanum stenotomum isolate F172 chromosome 10, ASM1918654v1, whole genome shotgun sequence includes:
- the LOC125878332 gene encoding vesicle-associated protein 2-1 isoform X2, whose translation MTGATNQFISVSPEELKFQFELEKQSYCDLKVTNSTESYVAFKVKTTSPKKYLVRPNTGVIHPWDSCFIRVTLQAQKEYPSDMQCKDKFLLQSTIVNSDADELPPDTFNKDSGRNVEECKLRVVYISPHSSPGHSEDAFKQSSDGNSSQAVQRARDERDALFRQTQQLQQELEVLKRQKRRRSDACFSLKFALLVGFIGLMAGFLFKLLMSSPSTEIVDF comes from the exons ATGACTGGTGCTACAAACCAATTTATATCTGTTAGTCCTGAGGAGCTGAAATTCCAAT TTGAGCTGGAGAAACAAAGCTACTGTGATCTTAAAGTTACAAACAGCACAGAGAGTTATGTTGCTTTCAAG GTGAAAACTACTTCTCCTAAGAAGTACTTGGTTCGGCCAAACACGGGTGTCATACATCCTTGGGATTCCTGTTTTATACGAG TCACCCTTCAAGCTCAAAAGGAGTATCCCTCGGACATGCAATGCAAGGACAAGTTCCTCTTACAGAGCACCATTGTGAATAGTGATGCTGATGAACTTCCTCCAGATACT TTTAATAAGGATAGTGGAAGAAATGTAGAAGAGTGCAAGCTAAGGGTTGTTTACATCTCTCCTCACTCATCTCCGGGACATTCTGAAGATGCGTTTAAACAAAGTTCTGACGGCAACTCT AGTCAAGCAGTGCAGCGTGCCAGAGATGAAAGGGATGCACTTTTCCGACAAACGCAACAGCTGCAACAGGAACTG GAAGTGCTGAAGAGACAAAAAAGGCGGAGAAGTGACGCATGCTTCTCTCTAAAGTTTGCACTTCTGGTGGGATTCATTGGGTTAATGGCTGGGTTTCTGTTTAAACTGTTGATGTCTTCACCTTCTACAGAAATTGttgatttttaa
- the LOC125878332 gene encoding vesicle-associated protein 2-1 isoform X1, whose product MTSATNQFIYVSPEELKFQFELEKQSYCDLKVTNSTESYVAFKVKTTSPKKYLVRPNTGVIHPWDSCFIRVTLQAQKEYPSDMQCKDKFLLQSTIVNSDADELPPDTFNKDSGRNVEECKLRVVYISPHSSPGHSEDAFKQSSDGNSSQAVQRARDERDALFRQTQQLQQELEVLKRQKRRRSDACFSLKFALLVGFIGLMAGFLFKLLMSSPSTEIVDF is encoded by the exons ATGACTAGTGCTACAAACCAGTTTATATATGTTAGTCCTGAGGAGCTCAAATTCCAAT TTGAGCTGGAGAAACAAAGCTACTGTGATCTTAAAGTTACAAACAGCACAGAGAGTTATGTTGCTTTCAAG GTGAAAACTACTTCTCCTAAGAAGTACTTGGTTCGGCCAAACACGGGTGTCATACATCCTTGGGATTCCTGTTTTATACGAG TCACCCTTCAAGCTCAAAAGGAGTATCCCTCGGACATGCAATGCAAGGACAAGTTCCTCTTACAGAGCACCATTGTGAATAGTGATGCTGATGAACTTCCTCCAGATACT TTTAATAAGGATAGTGGAAGAAATGTAGAAGAGTGCAAGCTAAGGGTTGTTTACATCTCTCCTCACTCATCTCCGGGACATTCTGAAGATGCGTTTAAACAAAGTTCTGACGGCAACTCT AGTCAAGCAGTGCAGCGTGCCAGAGATGAAAGGGATGCACTTTTCCGACAAACGCAACAGCTGCAACAGGAACTG GAAGTGCTGAAGAGACAAAAAAGGCGGAGAAGTGACGCATGCTTCTCTCTAAAGTTTGCACTTCTGGTGGGATTCATTGGGTTAATGGCTGGGTTTCTGTTTAAACTGTTGATGTCTTCACCTTCTACAGAAATTGttgatttttaa
- the LOC125878331 gene encoding 50S ribosomal protein L19-2, chloroplastic-like: MGSIVLPQALFVVPRNPTRCTTPQKLAFSACVSRKPSQLNVSLFSASRLLSSKWRSRSFVVRAEADSQGEPEATETEAPAETEVEAEAEAAVAVATEERPPFKPRAKLGDIMGILNKQAIEASDTVRPTPDIRTGDVVEIKLEVPENRKRLSIYKGIVISKQNAGIHTTIRIRRIIAGVGVEIVFPVYSPNIKELKVVKHRKVRRARLYYLRDKLPRLSTFK; the protein is encoded by the exons ATGGGTTCCATTGTTCTGCCTCAG GCTTTATTTGTGGTTCCAAGAAACCCCACAAGATGTACTACTCCACAGAAGCTGGCATTTTCTGCCTGCGTCTCTCGAAAACCTTCTcagttgaatgtgtccttgtttTCTGCTTCTCGGTTGTTAAGTTCAAAGTGGAGAAGTCGTTCTTTTGTTGTTAGAGCTGAAGCTGATTCTCAAGGGGAACCGGAAGCTACTGAGACAGAGGCTCCCGCAGAAACTGAGGTTGAAGCTGAAGCTGAAGCTGCAGTTGCAGTTGCAACAGAGGAAAGACCACCATTTAAGCCGAGGGCTAAGCTCGGAGATATAATGGGG ATATTGAACAAGCAAGCAATTGAGGCATCAGATACTGTGAGGCCTACACCAGACATTAGGACTGGTGATGTTGTTGAGATCAAATTG GAAGTACCAGAGAATAGGAAGAGATTGTCTATTTACAAAGGTATAGTCATTTCAAAACAAAATGCTGGTATCCACACGACAATTCGCATTCGGAGGATTATTGCTGGTGTTGGAGTTGAAATAGTGTTCCCAGT GTATTCACCAAATATCAAGGAGCTCAAAGTAGTTAAGCACCGAAAAGTCAGGCGAGCAAGATTGTACTATCTGCGCGACAAGCTCCCAAGGCTCTCCACTTTCAAATGA